The following are encoded in a window of Salinibacter ruber DSM 13855 genomic DNA:
- a CDS encoding DNA gyrase/topoisomerase IV subunit B, producing the protein MPTTYTGEDIDVLEGLEPVRKRPGMYIGGTGRPGLHHILWEVVDNAVDEATNGYASRIEVVLHEDGESISVSDNGRGIPVDDHPEKGVPTVQLILTTLHSGGKFDGSNYITSGGLHGVGVSVVNALSEELVATVKRDGQEYQQRFRQGTPVTGLDTTKESARGTGTDIYFRPDPDIFESVEFDPSWIREHLDVKTYLNRDLKIIFRDETSNERYELHHEGGIQEYLDYLVEDLQVSPIHDDVFMMEDDDLDGDGRLEIALQWTDAPKEQLHTFVNGIPTEDGGTHEQGLKSGIRAVIRSFMDTHDLVPHRLEIKGDDTREGLVGIVNLFHVDPQFQGQTKDKLNNPSVRSQVSGALRTELEQYLNDHSSTGEAIASRVVQAAKARRARRSASGGSSGRSGSKSRLQLPGKLADCSSSTPSECELFIVEGDSAGGSAKQARDRETQAVLPLRGKVLNAEQATLDRVQNNKELSNIVQALGCGIGDALDLSDLRYRKVILLMDADSDGHHIATLLLTFFYRYMRPLIEGGFVHIAQPPLYRIEAGKETHWALDEPDKEQILDEIRSDGRNPNVDIQRFKGLGEMMPDTLNETTLSPEGRRLLEVSIPDTERMVTEQTITELMGRDSSARFKFIMQHAAEADELDV; encoded by the coding sequence ATGCCCACAACGTACACCGGCGAAGACATTGACGTCCTCGAAGGCCTCGAACCGGTCCGCAAGCGGCCGGGCATGTACATCGGGGGGACGGGGCGGCCTGGCCTGCACCACATTCTCTGGGAGGTGGTGGACAACGCCGTCGACGAGGCCACGAACGGGTATGCCTCGCGGATCGAGGTTGTCCTGCACGAGGACGGAGAGAGCATCTCGGTGTCCGACAACGGGCGTGGAATCCCAGTGGACGATCACCCCGAAAAGGGCGTCCCGACGGTCCAGCTGATTCTTACGACCCTTCACTCCGGGGGCAAGTTTGACGGCAGCAACTACATCACGTCCGGCGGCCTCCACGGGGTGGGCGTGTCGGTCGTGAACGCCCTCTCGGAGGAGCTCGTCGCGACCGTCAAGCGCGATGGGCAGGAGTACCAGCAGCGCTTCCGGCAGGGCACCCCGGTGACGGGCCTGGATACCACGAAGGAGAGTGCGCGGGGGACCGGGACGGACATTTACTTTCGGCCCGATCCGGACATCTTCGAGTCCGTCGAGTTCGACCCGTCCTGGATCCGGGAGCACCTGGACGTGAAGACGTACCTGAACCGGGACCTAAAAATTATCTTCCGGGACGAGACGAGCAACGAGCGGTACGAGCTGCACCACGAAGGGGGCATTCAGGAATACCTGGACTACCTGGTGGAGGACCTTCAGGTGAGCCCGATCCACGACGATGTCTTCATGATGGAGGACGACGACCTGGACGGGGACGGGCGCCTGGAGATTGCCCTTCAGTGGACCGACGCGCCGAAGGAGCAGCTCCATACGTTCGTCAACGGCATCCCGACGGAGGACGGCGGGACCCACGAGCAGGGCCTCAAGAGCGGCATCCGGGCCGTGATCCGGTCGTTCATGGACACGCACGACCTGGTGCCCCACCGCTTGGAGATTAAGGGCGACGACACCCGAGAGGGCCTCGTGGGCATCGTGAACCTGTTTCACGTGGACCCCCAGTTTCAGGGGCAGACGAAGGACAAGCTCAACAACCCTTCGGTCCGGTCCCAGGTCTCGGGGGCGCTCCGCACCGAGCTGGAGCAGTACCTGAACGACCACTCGTCGACGGGGGAGGCCATCGCGTCCCGGGTCGTGCAGGCGGCGAAGGCCCGCCGGGCCCGCCGCTCCGCGTCCGGCGGAAGCAGTGGCCGTTCGGGCTCAAAGTCGCGCCTGCAGCTGCCCGGCAAGCTGGCGGACTGCTCGTCGAGCACCCCGAGCGAGTGCGAGCTTTTCATCGTGGAGGGGGACTCGGCCGGGGGCTCGGCCAAGCAGGCCCGGGACCGGGAGACACAGGCGGTTCTGCCCCTTCGCGGGAAGGTGCTGAACGCCGAGCAGGCCACCCTCGATCGGGTCCAGAACAACAAGGAGCTGTCGAACATCGTGCAGGCGCTGGGCTGTGGCATCGGCGATGCGCTTGACCTATCCGACCTCCGCTACCGAAAGGTCATTCTCCTGATGGATGCGGACTCGGACGGGCACCACATCGCCACGCTCCTGCTTACGTTTTTCTACCGGTACATGCGGCCGCTCATTGAGGGCGGATTTGTGCACATTGCCCAGCCGCCGCTCTACCGCATCGAGGCGGGCAAGGAGACCCACTGGGCGCTCGACGAGCCCGATAAGGAGCAGATTCTGGACGAGATTCGGAGCGACGGGCGCAACCCCAACGTCGACATCCAGCGGTTCAAGGGATTGGGGGAGATGATGCCCGATACGCTAAACGAAACGACCCTTTCGCCCGAGGGGCGTCGCCTGCTTGAAGTCAGCATTCCCGACACCGAGCGGATGGTGACGGAGCAGACGATCACCGAATTGATGGGGCGCGACAGCTCGGCCCGGTTCAAGTTCATCATGCAGCACGCGGCCGAGGCGGACGAGCTGGACGTGTAG